From one Dysidea avara chromosome 9, odDysAvar1.4, whole genome shotgun sequence genomic stretch:
- the LOC136266015 gene encoding peptidyl-prolyl cis-trans isomerase-like 3, with product MAVTLHTDLGDIKLELFCDLTPKTCENFLALCASGYYNDCSFHRNIKSFMVQTGDPTGTGKGGTSIWNKKFEDEFHDNLKHNARGIVSMANSGPDTNGSQFFIIYGKQPSLDMKYTVFAKVIDGFDTVDDLEKLPVDDKSFRPKSEVKIRRITIHANPLAD from the exons ATG gCAGTAACTTTACACACGGATCTTGGGGATATCAAGTTGGAATTATTTTGTGATTTAACTCCAAAGACTTGTGAG AATTTCCTAGCTTTATGTGCTAGCGGTTACTACAATGATTGCAGTTTTCACAG AAATATAAAATCATTTATGGTACAGACTGGAGATCCAACAG GGACAGGAAAAGGCGGAACAAGCATATGGAATAAGAAATTTGAAGATGAATTTCATGATAATTTGAAG CACAATGCTCGAGGAATAGTTTCAATGGCAAATAGTGGACCAGACACCAATGGGTCTCAGTTCTTTATCATTTATGGAAAGCAACCAAGTTTAGATATGAAGTATACTGTGTTTGCTAA GGTAATTGATGGTTTTGATACAGTGGATGATTTAGAGAAGTTACCTGTGGATGACAAATCATTCCGACCCAAATCTGAAGTGAAAATTCGACGTATAACTATACATGCTAATCCTTTAGCAGACTAA